The following proteins are encoded in a genomic region of Saccharopolyspora antimicrobica:
- the glyA gene encoding serine hydroxymethyltransferase, with protein sequence MSVTVDRRGAPSAGSALGVPLAEADPEVHAAVTREMARQRGTLEMIASENFAPLSVMQAQGSVLTNKYAEGYPGRRYYGGCENVDEIEQLAIDRAKALFGADFANVQPHSGAQANSAVMAALLEPGDTFLGLDLAHGGHLTHGMRLTFSGKYFDAVAYHVREDDHLVDMAEVERLAKERRPKLIIAGWSAYPRHLDFAEFRRIADEVGAYLMVDMAHFAGLVAAGLHPSPVPHAHVVTSTTHKTLGGPRGGVVLAQAELAKKLNSSVFPGLQGGPLEHVIAGKAVAFKLAGGADFRERQERTLAGARILADRLLVEQNVGVVSGGTDVHLVLVDLRDSELDGKQAEDRLHRVGITVNRNAVPFDPRPPMVSSGVRIGTPALAARGFGDEEFTEVADIIALALRPETPEVGLDALAERVADLAESRPLYPELLA encoded by the coding sequence ATGTCCGTAACGGTTGATCGTCGAGGGGCGCCGAGCGCCGGGAGCGCGCTCGGGGTGCCGCTGGCGGAGGCGGATCCGGAGGTCCACGCGGCCGTCACCCGGGAAATGGCCCGGCAGCGCGGCACGCTGGAGATGATCGCGAGCGAGAACTTCGCACCGCTGAGCGTGATGCAGGCGCAGGGCTCGGTGCTGACCAACAAGTACGCGGAGGGCTACCCGGGCCGTCGCTACTACGGCGGCTGCGAGAACGTCGACGAGATCGAGCAGCTGGCGATCGACCGCGCGAAGGCGTTGTTCGGCGCCGATTTCGCGAACGTGCAACCGCATTCCGGCGCCCAGGCGAACTCCGCGGTCATGGCCGCGCTGCTGGAACCGGGCGACACCTTCCTCGGCCTGGACCTCGCGCACGGCGGGCACCTGACGCACGGCATGCGCCTGACCTTCTCGGGGAAGTACTTCGACGCGGTGGCCTACCACGTGCGGGAGGACGACCACCTCGTCGACATGGCCGAGGTGGAGCGGCTGGCGAAGGAACGCCGCCCCAAGCTGATCATCGCCGGGTGGTCGGCCTACCCGCGGCACCTGGACTTCGCGGAGTTCCGCCGGATCGCCGACGAGGTCGGCGCTTACCTGATGGTGGACATGGCGCACTTCGCCGGGCTGGTGGCGGCCGGGCTGCACCCGTCCCCGGTGCCGCACGCGCACGTGGTCACCTCGACCACGCACAAGACCCTCGGCGGTCCGCGCGGCGGGGTGGTGCTCGCGCAGGCGGAACTGGCGAAGAAGCTCAACTCCAGCGTCTTCCCCGGCTTGCAGGGCGGTCCGCTGGAGCACGTGATCGCGGGCAAGGCGGTGGCGTTCAAGCTCGCGGGCGGAGCCGACTTCCGCGAGCGGCAGGAGCGCACCCTGGCCGGGGCCCGGATCCTCGCCGACCGGCTCCTGGTGGAGCAGAACGTCGGAGTGGTCTCCGGCGGCACCGACGTGCACCTGGTGCTGGTGGACCTCCGCGATTCGGAGCTGGACGGGAAGCAGGCCGAAGACCGCCTGCACCGGGTCGGGATCACCGTGAACCGCAACGCGGTCCCGTTCGACCCGCGACCGCCGATGGTGTCCTCCGGGGTGCGCATCGGCACCCCGGCGCTGGCCGCCCGCGGCTTCGGCGACGAGGAGTTCACCGAGGTCGCCGACATCATCGCGCTGGCGCTGCGCCCCGAAACCCCGGAAGTCGGTCTCGACGCCCTGGCCGAACGCGTCGCCGACCTCGCCGAAAGCCGTCCCCTCTACCCGGAGCTGCTGGCATGA
- a CDS encoding sarcosine oxidase subunit beta family protein: MSANTPPPGAELPEHPDFLWRNPEPKKSYDVVIVGGGGHGLATAHYLAKNHGITDVAVLEKGWLAGGNMARNTTLIRSNYLWDESAAIYEHSLKLWEGLEEDLGYPILFSQRGVLNLAHTEQDVRDSVRRVEANKLNGIDAEWLGPEEVAQVCPIVNTSADIRYPVQGATYQPRAGIAKHDYVAWGFARRADEAGIDLIQDCEVTGFTVDGDRVTGVRTTRGDIACGTVALCAAGHTSVLLDMLGVRTPLQSHPLQALVSELLEPVHPTIVMSNAVHVYVSQAHKGELVMGAGVDSYNGYGQRGAFHIIERQMAAAVELFPVFARAHLLRTWAGIVDVTPDASPIVGHTPYANAYVNSGWGTGGFKATPGIGWCYAHTIANGEPHPYVAPFSLDRFTTGALVDEHGAAAVAH, translated from the coding sequence ATGAGCGCGAACACCCCGCCTCCCGGTGCGGAGCTGCCCGAGCACCCCGACTTCCTGTGGCGCAACCCGGAGCCGAAGAAGTCCTACGACGTGGTCATCGTCGGTGGCGGCGGGCACGGGCTGGCGACCGCGCACTACCTGGCGAAGAACCACGGCATCACCGACGTCGCCGTCCTGGAGAAGGGCTGGCTCGCGGGCGGCAACATGGCCCGCAACACGACGCTGATCCGGTCCAACTACCTGTGGGACGAGTCCGCGGCGATCTACGAGCACTCCCTGAAGCTGTGGGAGGGGCTGGAGGAGGACCTCGGGTACCCGATCCTGTTCTCGCAGCGCGGAGTGCTCAACCTCGCGCACACCGAGCAGGACGTCCGCGACTCCGTCCGCCGCGTCGAGGCCAACAAGCTCAACGGGATCGACGCCGAGTGGCTCGGGCCGGAGGAGGTCGCGCAGGTCTGCCCGATCGTCAACACCTCGGCGGACATCCGGTACCCGGTGCAGGGCGCGACCTACCAGCCCCGGGCCGGGATCGCCAAGCACGACTACGTCGCCTGGGGCTTCGCCCGCCGCGCCGACGAGGCCGGCATCGACCTGATCCAGGACTGCGAGGTCACCGGGTTCACCGTGGACGGTGACCGGGTGACCGGCGTGCGCACCACCCGGGGCGACATCGCCTGCGGCACCGTCGCGCTGTGCGCGGCCGGGCACACCTCGGTGCTGCTGGACATGCTCGGCGTGCGGACACCGCTGCAGTCGCACCCGCTGCAGGCACTGGTCTCCGAACTGCTGGAGCCGGTGCACCCGACCATCGTGATGTCCAACGCCGTGCACGTCTACGTCTCCCAGGCGCACAAGGGCGAACTGGTGATGGGCGCGGGCGTGGACTCCTACAACGGCTACGGCCAGCGCGGGGCGTTCCACATCATCGAGCGGCAGATGGCCGCGGCGGTCGAGCTGTTCCCGGTGTTCGCCCGGGCGCACCTGCTCCGCACCTGGGCCGGGATCGTCGACGTCACCCCGGACGCGAGCCCGATCGTCGGGCACACGCCGTACGCCAACGCCTACGTCAACTCCGGTTGGGGGACAGGGGGTTTCAAGGCCACGCCCGGGATCGGCTGGTGCTACGCGCACACCATCGCCAACGGTGAGCCGCACCCCTACGTCGCCCCGTTCAGCCTCGACCGCTTCACCACCGGCGCGCTCGTCGACGAGCACGGCGCCGCCGCCGTCGCCCACTGA
- a CDS encoding MBL fold metallo-hydrolase, with protein MSPVEHLITSGTFSLDGGTWEVDNNVWIVGDDREVLVIDPAHDAEAIAAQVGDRRVTAIVCTHAHDDHVNQAPALSERFGAPVLLNPDEAQLWKLTHPDRRPDGELAAGQTLTVAGIDLHVLPTPGHSPGSTCLHVPELGIVFTGDTLFQGGPGATGRSYSSFDTIIDSISRTLLALPGETTVHTGHGGSTTIAAEAPHLEEWIARGH; from the coding sequence GTGAGCCCCGTCGAGCACCTGATCACCTCCGGCACCTTCTCCCTCGACGGCGGGACCTGGGAGGTCGACAACAACGTCTGGATCGTCGGCGACGATCGCGAGGTCCTGGTCATCGACCCGGCGCACGACGCCGAGGCGATCGCCGCGCAGGTCGGTGATCGGCGGGTGACGGCGATCGTGTGCACCCACGCGCACGACGACCACGTCAACCAGGCTCCGGCGCTGTCCGAGCGGTTCGGGGCGCCCGTCCTGCTCAACCCGGACGAAGCGCAGCTGTGGAAGCTGACCCACCCGGACCGCCGGCCGGACGGCGAACTGGCGGCGGGGCAGACCCTCACCGTCGCGGGCATCGACCTGCACGTCCTGCCGACGCCGGGGCACTCGCCGGGCTCGACCTGCCTGCACGTGCCCGAGCTGGGGATCGTGTTCACCGGGGACACCCTGTTCCAGGGCGGGCCCGGCGCCACCGGCCGGTCCTACTCCAGCTTCGACACGATCATCGACTCGATCAGCCGCACGCTGCTCGCCCTGCCCGGGGAGACGACGGTCCACACCGGACACGGCGGATCGACCACCATCGCGGCGGAGGCGCCGCACCTGGAGGAGTGGATCGCCCGGGGCCACTGA